TGAAGGTTTATCAATTGAAGAAATGGATACATTAATGAATAAAAAATCTGGAGTACTAGGTGTTTCAGGTGTAAGTAGTGACTTTAGAGATATAGAGGATGCTGCTAAGAAAGGAAATCATAGAGCTCAGTTAGCTTTAGATGTATTCCATTATAGAGTTAAAAAATACATAGGATCATATATAGCTGCTATGGGTGGTATTGATTGTCTTGTGTTTACTGCTGGATTAGGCGAAAATTCTATATCATCTAGAGAAGAAATTTGTAAGGGATTAGAATGCTTCGGCATAGAATTAGATGCTGAAAAGAATAACGTTAGAGGTAAAGCAGTAGAAGTAAGTACTGAAGGTTCTAAAGTTAAAATATTTGTTATACCAACAAATGAAGAATTAATGATAGCAAGAGATACAATGGAAATAGTTGCAAAATAGTAGCATAACTATTTAAATTAGAGTTCAGGTGGGCTAAAGGCCCATCTGAGCTAGTTTTCAGTTCTTATGAGTTTAATAGTTTTAAAAATAAATCTTGACTTTTATTATTGCTACTTATATAATAATGGTGTTTGTTGTAATTTGTCACATGAGGTGGATTTTATATGATAATCAATGTATCGGAACTAATAAAAAACAAAGTAAGTAGTAAAAAATTAAATTTTGTATTAGATTTATGTAATTTCCATGATGGCAATGAAACTATTGAAGTTACAAAGGCTATTAATTTTAATGGAGTAATAAAAAGCTTCGAAGAAGATCTAATCGTAGAGGGACATGTTGGAGGAGAAATTATTTTAACATGCTCTAGATGTTTAGAAAAATTTAACTATAAGTTAGATTTGGATTTTAAAGAGACAATATCAACAAATTCTGATGATAAAGATGATGATCTCATCTTTATTGATAATAGTAAGTTGAATATAGATGATATAATCATAAGTAATATCATCATGTCATTACCTTTAAAGAGACTTTGCAGAGAAGACTGTAAAGGCTTATGTCAACTTTGTGGAACTAATTTAAATTATTCAAATTGTAATTGCAAAGATGAGGATGTTGATCCTAGATTGGCTAAGCTAAAAGAATTTTTTTCTGCTAATTAAGGAGGTGTTATAAATGGGTAATCCAAAATCAAAAATTTCAAAATCTAAAAGAGATTCAAGAAGAGCACAAACTTTCAAACTAAGTGCACCTGGAATAGTTGAATGTCCTCAATGTCACGAAATGAAACTTGCTCATAGAGTATGCCCAAACTGTGGATACTACAAAAATAAAGAAGTTGTTTCAACAGAAAAATAATAAAAGGAAAGTCATATGACTTTCTTTTATTTTTACCCAAATCAGTATATAATAAATTATATAATTTATATTATATAATATTTATAAGAGAGGTTTTATTATGATAATAGCAGTGGATGGTATGGGTGGAGATAATGCACCAGATTGTATAATTAAAGGGTCTATAGAGGCTATTAATGAATTTAAAGATTTAACTATAATAATAACAGGTCCCGAGAAAGTTATTAATGAAAAACTTTCAGTATATAATTATCCAAAGGAAAGAATAATAGTCTTAAATGCAGAAGAGATAATTACTAACAATGAACATCCCGTAATGGCCATAAGAAAGAAAAAAAATTCAAGTTTAGCAAAGGCCTTAACTTTAGTAAAAAACAAAGAAGCAGATGCCGTAATCTCTGCAGGAAGTACAGGTGCTTTCATGGCGGGCTCTTTATTTATTGTAGGAAGAATTAAAGGAATAGATAGGCCGGCTATAGCACCAGTTTTACCAGGTAAAAATGGCCCTAGTATGCTTATAGATTGTGGTGCTAATGCAGAATGCAAGCCTGTAAACTTATTGCAATTTGCTTATATGGGAGATATATATTTTAAAAATATATTAGGAATACCTAATCCAACAGTAGGACTTATTAATATAGGTGCAGAAGAAGAAAAGGGAAATACCCTTACAAAAGAAACCTATAAACTTCTTAAAGAAACTTCTTTAAATTTTATAGGTAATGTGGAACCAAGGGATATACCTAGTGGAGATGTAAATGTACTAGTATGTGATGGCTTTGTAGGAAATACTGTTTTAAAGATGTATGAAGGCGTGGCATCTACTATATTTGGGACTATAAAAGAAGAAATATTAAGCTCTACTAGAACTAAAATTGGAGGAATACTTTTAAAGCCAGTTTTTAAGAATTTTAAGAAAAAATTTGACTACAAAGAATATGGTGGAGCTGCTTTTTTAGGAGTAAAGGGAGTATGCATTAAAGCTCACGGAAGCTCTGATGGTAAAGCTATCAAAAATGCTATATCTCAGGCTATTAAATTTGCCAATAATGAAATAATAGATAAAATTAAAATGCAGATAGAAAATGAAAAAGTGCAAGAAGAAAACGAAAAAATTGAAAAACACGTATAAATTTAATAATATTGATGATATTATTATATTGACTACTTAGATTTTATATAATATTATCTATTTGTAGATTTTATTAGGAGGTGAATGTTATGGTATTCGAAAGAGTAAAAAAAATAATAGCTGATCAATTAAGCTTAGATGAGGAAGAAGTGAGAATAGACTCCTCTTTTATAGATGATTTAGGAGCTGATTCGCTAGATATAGTAGAACTTATAATGGCGCTAGAAGAAGAATTTGATATTGAAATTCCAGATGAATCTGCCGAAAAAGTTTCTACTGTAGGAGATGTTGTTGAATATATAAAACAACATGTAGAAGAGTAATAAAAGGTCCCGTTTTAAAACGGGACTTTATATTTTCAGAAATATAGTTTATTCTTGAGCTTGTAAATAAAATGCAAATTGAGGAATAAACTCTATTAAAGGAGATGGAGATTATATAATGAATGCTTTACGTGAAGACATGTTAGTGGAATTGGAAGAGAAAATAGGGCTTAATTTTCAAAATAAAAACTTACTAGATGTAGCATTAACCCATAGTTCTTATGCCAATCATAAAAAAAATGCAAAATACAATGAGAGACTTGAATTTTTAGGAGATGCGGTATTAGAACTTGTGATATCTGATTTCTTATTTAAAAAATATAAAGAAAAAAGTGAAGGCGAATTAACTAAAACAAGAGCCATGATAGTATGTGAAAACTCTCTTCACAGTATAGCCAAAAATTGGGATATAGGTAAATATATAAACATGAGCAAAGGTGAAGAAATGACTGGTGGAAGAACTAGAGTATCTATATTGGCAGATTGCATAGAAGCTATAATAGCTGCTGTTTATTTAGAAAAAGGATTTGAAGAAGTCAAAAGTTTTATACTGATAAATTTTAAAGAAAACATACATAAAGCATTAAACAATCAAATAATAATGGATCATAAAACAAAGCTACAAGAAATTATGCAGCAACATGGAGAAGTAAATATAGAATATAATTTATTAAAATATGAAGGACCACCTCATAGAAGAAAATTTTACATAGAAGTTTATATAAATGGAAAATATCTTGGTAAAGGTGATGGATATAGTAAAAAAGAAGCTGAGCAAAATGCGGCAAAAGAAGCTTTGAATAATTTGGAGGTTATAAATGGGTAAATCACACTATATAATCCCTATATTTGTACCACATGAAGGATGTACTCATAATTGTGTATTTTGTAACCAAAGAAGCATAACAGGAGTAAAAAGTAATGTGAATGGAGAGTATGCGGATAAAATAATAAGAGAATATCTTTCTACTATAGATTATAAAAATTCAACGGTAGAGGTATCATTTTTTGGAGGGTCTTTTACAGCTATAAATATAGAAAGGCAAAATGAACTTTTAGAAGTAGCATATAAATACAAAAAAGAAGGAAAAATTAAATACATTCATATGTCTACGAGACCAGATTGTATAAATGAATGTATATTAGATAATTTAAAAAAGTATCATGCAGATATCATTGAATTAGGAGTACAATCATTAGATGAAGAAGTATTATTAAAGTCAGCGAGAGGACACGGTGTAGAAGATGTTATAAAAGCTTCTAAGCTTATAAAAGAATACGGATTTACCTTGGGGCACCAAGTGATGTTAGGATTACCAGGAGATAATTTTAAGAAGGATATAGATACAGCTATAAAGTCTGTGGAAATGAAACCGGATATATGCCGCATATATCCTGCTTTAGTAATAAAGGGTACTCCTATGGAGAAAATGTATAAAGAGGGAATTTATAAGCCATATACTGTGGAGCAAGCAGTGGAAATATGCAAAGATGTGTATGGTATTTTTATTAGTAATGGAATAAGGGTAATAAGAGTTGGACTTCAACCTACTGAGGAAATAACTACAGGCAGAGAATTGGTAGCGGGTCCTTTTCACCCAGCTTTTAGAGAATTGGTAGAAGGTAGTATGTATAACGA
The DNA window shown above is from Haloimpatiens massiliensis and carries:
- the rnc gene encoding ribonuclease III encodes the protein MNALREDMLVELEEKIGLNFQNKNLLDVALTHSSYANHKKNAKYNERLEFLGDAVLELVISDFLFKKYKEKSEGELTKTRAMIVCENSLHSIAKNWDIGKYINMSKGEEMTGGRTRVSILADCIEAIIAAVYLEKGFEEVKSFILINFKENIHKALNNQIIMDHKTKLQEIMQQHGEVNIEYNLLKYEGPPHRRKFYIEVYINGKYLGKGDGYSKKEAEQNAAKEALNNLEVING
- a CDS encoding elongator complex protein 3, producing the protein MGKSHYIIPIFVPHEGCTHNCVFCNQRSITGVKSNVNGEYADKIIREYLSTIDYKNSTVEVSFFGGSFTAINIERQNELLEVAYKYKKEGKIKYIHMSTRPDCINECILDNLKKYHADIIELGVQSLDEEVLLKSARGHGVEDVIKASKLIKEYGFTLGHQVMLGLPGDNFKKDIDTAIKSVEMKPDICRIYPALVIKGTPMEKMYKEGIYKPYTVEQAVEICKDVYGIFISNGIRVIRVGLQPTEEITTGRELVAGPFHPAFRELVEGSMYNDMIRDELIEKDGSSVTIGVNPKDISKIYANKKQFFYDMKKQFSSKNLSVFQDNTLEVGQISININEKCSKISFQNYVQSKYKKGYKSFL
- a CDS encoding YceD family protein, translated to MIINVSELIKNKVSSKKLNFVLDLCNFHDGNETIEVTKAINFNGVIKSFEEDLIVEGHVGGEIILTCSRCLEKFNYKLDLDFKETISTNSDDKDDDLIFIDNSKLNIDDIIISNIIMSLPLKRLCREDCKGLCQLCGTNLNYSNCNCKDEDVDPRLAKLKEFFSAN
- the rpmF gene encoding 50S ribosomal protein L32 gives rise to the protein MGNPKSKISKSKRDSRRAQTFKLSAPGIVECPQCHEMKLAHRVCPNCGYYKNKEVVSTEK
- the acpP gene encoding acyl carrier protein yields the protein MVFERVKKIIADQLSLDEEEVRIDSSFIDDLGADSLDIVELIMALEEEFDIEIPDESAEKVSTVGDVVEYIKQHVEE
- the plsX gene encoding phosphate acyltransferase PlsX translates to MIIAVDGMGGDNAPDCIIKGSIEAINEFKDLTIIITGPEKVINEKLSVYNYPKERIIVLNAEEIITNNEHPVMAIRKKKNSSLAKALTLVKNKEADAVISAGSTGAFMAGSLFIVGRIKGIDRPAIAPVLPGKNGPSMLIDCGANAECKPVNLLQFAYMGDIYFKNILGIPNPTVGLINIGAEEEKGNTLTKETYKLLKETSLNFIGNVEPRDIPSGDVNVLVCDGFVGNTVLKMYEGVASTIFGTIKEEILSSTRTKIGGILLKPVFKNFKKKFDYKEYGGAAFLGVKGVCIKAHGSSDGKAIKNAISQAIKFANNEIIDKIKMQIENEKVQEENEKIEKHV